In Vigna angularis cultivar LongXiaoDou No.4 chromosome 8, ASM1680809v1, whole genome shotgun sequence, one DNA window encodes the following:
- the LOC108345169 gene encoding uncharacterized protein LOC108345169 — MARSGWEGMLHDHHKKEVIRIERESVIPVLKPHLIITLTNLIKHSADRVEFLKLCKRIEYTIRAWYLLQFEDMMQIYSLFDPVSGAQKLEQQKIPREEVDVLEQNFLAYLFEVMKKSNFKIATQEEIDIALSGQYLLNLPITVNESKLDKVLLKKYFQTHPQDNLPDFHDKYIIFRRGIGIEQTTDFFIMEKVDMLIARFWSYVLRITGLEKFFYGRSKGSGTKDPKKEDELESEDYQDDVYERIRLEKMPLRIGSLLNKNTIQEPTFDRIIVVYRPASTKSKQERGIYVKHFKNIPMADMEIVLPEKKNPGLTPMDWVKFLGSAIVGLAAVGSSLDVDKADLRVIGAILSTVIGYFVKTYFTFQQNLVQYQNLITQSMYDKQLDSGKGTLLHLCDDVIQQEVKEVIISFFILMEQGKANRQDLDKLCEELIKDEFGESCNFDVDDAVQKLEKLGIVTKDVINRYQCVGLKRANEIIGTTTEELVLKARQGNTSP; from the exons ATGGCACGTTCAGGTTGGGAAGGAATGCTTCATGATCATCACAAGAAGGAAGTTATTCGGATTGAACGTGAATCTGTTATTCCCGTTTTGAAGCCTCACCTTATCATCACATTGACCAACCTTATCA AACATAGTGCTGACCGAGTTGAATTTTTGAAGCTCTGCAAGAGAATAGAGTACACAATCAGAGCTTGGTACCTTCTACAGTTTGAGGACATGATG CAAATCTATTCTCTCTTTGATCCTGTATCCGGGGCTCAGAAGTTGGAACAGCAGAAGATACCTCGTGAAGAAGTTGATGTTCTTGAACAGAATTTCTTGGCTTACCTTTTCGAG GTCATGAAAAAAAGCAACTTCAAGATTGCTACTCAAGAAGAGATTGATATTGCTCTTTCTGGACAGTATCTTCTAAATCTTCCCATTACAGTTAATGAATCCAAG CTTGACAAGgttcttttgaaaaaatattttcaaacacATCCACAAGATAACCTTCCAGATTTCCATGATAAG TATATTATTTTTCGACGTGGCATTGGAATTGAGCAAACGACTGATTTCTTTATCATGGAGAAAGTGGACATGCTCATAGCACGGTTTTGGTCATATGTATTAAGAATAACCGG GTTGGAGAAGTTTTTTTACGGAAGGTCAAAAGGGAGTGGGACAAAGGATCCCAAGAAGGAGGATGAATTGGAGTCAGAAGATTATCAGGATGATGTATATGAACGGATACGTCTTGAAAAAATGCCATTGAG AATCGGTAGTTTGCTGAACAAGAACACAATCCAAGAACCAACATTTGATAGGATAATTGTTGTCTACAG GCCAGCTAGCACCAAATCAAAACAAGAAAGAGGAATTTATGTGAAGCATTTCAAAAACATTCCAATGGCTGATATGGAAATAGTTCTT ccagaaaagaaaaatccaGGATTGACTCCAATGGATTGGGtcaagtttcttggatctgctaTAGTTGGGCTG GCTGCTGTAGGTAGTTCTCTTGATGTGGATAAAGCTGATTTGAGGGTCATTGGTGCTATTCTTTCCACAGTAATTGGATATTTTGTAAAGACATATTTCAC GTTCCAACAAAACTTGGTCCAATACCAAAATTTGATTACACAGTCAATGTATGACAAACAACTGGACAGTGGAAAGGGTACACTTCTCCATTTATGCGATGATGTCATTCAACAGGAA GTTAAAGAggtaataatatcattttttattctgATGGAGCAGGGGAAAGCTAATAGACAA GACCTCGATAAATTGTGTGAGGAACTAATCAAAGACGAGTTTGGGGAGAGCTGCAATTTTGATGTGGATGACGCAGTTCAGAAATTAGAGAAGTTGGGAATCGTCACCAAG